The following are encoded in a window of Salinibacter ruber DSM 13855 genomic DNA:
- a CDS encoding GlmU family protein — protein sequence MHLCLFEDDHVAGLRPFVETRAAYDLRLAGRTVLATAADAFEPAGLVLHARPLVAEVTRHAHPEAVVNALPDGGDVLFLNGRYVAEGGAARRQLEAAPAQDGPRAFVQDDTLVAAWVPDAAARLPDDLLARPALTAGSFDGLPVTTLNDATLLRRPWDLLDTLRPALARDAEGLVDAPSGAPLAERPHATVHESVVGVRDEQIHLGKDTTVKPGALLNAEDGAIVLGPDATVHERAVVRGPCYIGPKTHVKTGANLEGTATGTWCKIGGEVHDALLQGFSNKSHPGFLGHSVLGQWCNLGADTNNSNLKNDYGTVSAYAPDAERFVDTGRQFAGLFMGDHSKCGINTMFNTGTVVGTNGNLFGGDFPPRYVPPFSWGGASGLTTYRLEKACEVAEHVMGRRDTPFTAAHRSLLAELFDRTRAERAEHHD from the coding sequence ATGCACCTCTGTCTCTTCGAGGACGATCACGTTGCCGGCCTCCGTCCGTTCGTGGAAACGCGGGCCGCGTACGACCTGCGACTGGCGGGGCGCACCGTGCTGGCGACCGCCGCGGACGCGTTCGAGCCCGCCGGGCTGGTGCTCCATGCCCGCCCGCTGGTCGCCGAGGTGACGCGCCACGCCCACCCGGAAGCGGTCGTCAACGCGCTGCCGGACGGGGGCGACGTGCTGTTCCTCAACGGGCGGTACGTGGCGGAGGGCGGCGCGGCGCGCCGCCAACTGGAGGCGGCGCCGGCCCAGGACGGCCCCCGCGCCTTCGTACAAGACGACACGTTGGTGGCGGCGTGGGTGCCCGACGCGGCGGCCCGCCTGCCCGACGATCTGCTTGCCCGCCCCGCCCTGACGGCGGGCTCGTTCGATGGGCTGCCGGTCACGACCCTCAACGACGCGACGCTCCTGCGGCGGCCCTGGGATCTGCTCGATACCCTGCGGCCCGCCCTCGCCCGCGACGCGGAAGGGCTCGTCGACGCGCCCTCCGGGGCGCCGCTTGCGGAGCGGCCCCACGCCACGGTGCACGAGAGCGTCGTCGGCGTCCGCGACGAACAGATTCATCTGGGGAAGGACACTACGGTCAAGCCCGGGGCCCTACTCAACGCGGAGGACGGGGCCATCGTCCTCGGCCCGGACGCGACCGTCCACGAGCGGGCCGTGGTGCGCGGGCCGTGCTACATCGGGCCGAAGACGCACGTCAAAACCGGGGCGAACCTGGAAGGCACCGCCACCGGAACCTGGTGCAAGATCGGGGGGGAGGTGCACGACGCCCTCCTGCAGGGCTTTTCGAACAAGAGCCATCCGGGCTTCCTGGGCCACTCGGTCCTCGGGCAGTGGTGCAACCTGGGCGCAGACACCAACAACTCGAACCTCAAGAACGACTACGGAACGGTGTCCGCCTACGCGCCGGACGCGGAGCGCTTCGTCGACACCGGCCGCCAGTTCGCCGGGCTCTTCATGGGCGACCACTCCAAGTGCGGCATCAACACCATGTTCAACACCGGAACGGTCGTCGGCACGAACGGCAACCTGTTTGGGGGCGACTTTCCGCCGCGCTACGTGCCGCCGTTCTCGTGGGGGGGCGCCTCCGGCCTCACGACGTACCGGCTCGAGAAGGCCTGCGAGGTTGCCGAGCACGTGATGGGGCGCCGCGACACGCCCTTCACGGCGGCCCACCGGTCGCTTCTGGCCGAGCTCTTCGACCGGACGCGGGCCGAGCGCGCCGAGCACCACGACTGA
- the fsa gene encoding fructose-6-phosphate aldolase, which yields MQFFVDTADLDEIREASDMCILDGVTTNPSLVKEQGNVDFHEHVFAICEIVDGDVSAEVTATDFDGMMEEGRRLHQIHENVVVKIPLIKDGIKALRALDEEAIETNCTLCFSPTQATLAAKAGADYISPFIGRIDDISSDGIGLVEDIVQIYDTHDFDTDVLAASIRHPTHVKRAALAGADVATMPFETLLNLLEHPLTDRGLERFLADWEEYKDARKAEAGLA from the coding sequence ATGCAGTTTTTCGTCGACACGGCCGACCTGGACGAGATCCGCGAGGCAAGCGACATGTGCATTCTTGACGGCGTGACCACGAACCCCTCGCTCGTCAAGGAGCAGGGCAACGTCGACTTCCACGAGCACGTCTTCGCCATCTGCGAGATTGTAGACGGGGACGTCTCCGCCGAGGTGACGGCGACGGACTTCGACGGCATGATGGAGGAGGGCCGTCGGCTGCATCAGATCCACGAAAACGTGGTCGTAAAAATTCCCCTGATCAAGGACGGCATCAAGGCCCTGCGGGCCCTCGACGAGGAGGCCATTGAGACAAACTGCACCCTCTGCTTCTCCCCCACCCAGGCCACCCTCGCCGCCAAGGCCGGAGCCGATTACATCAGCCCCTTCATCGGGCGCATCGACGACATCTCGTCCGACGGCATCGGTCTGGTTGAGGACATTGTGCAGATCTACGACACCCACGACTTCGACACCGACGTGCTGGCAGCCTCCATCCGCCATCCCACCCACGTGAAGCGCGCGGCCCTGGCCGGGGCCGACGTGGCGACGATGCCGTTCGAGACGCTCCTTAACCTGCTGGAACACCCCCTCACCGATCGAGGGCTGGAGCGCTTTCTGGCGGACTGGGAGGAGTACAAGGACGCCCGCAAGGCCGAGGCCGGCCTCGCGTAG
- a CDS encoding MBL fold metallo-hydrolase produces the protein MKFLALGDTDGIGASCHFLDLNGSGIALDAGTDPQRDGPDSLPRFDWVGDRADSYVDHTLVTHAHHDHMGSLPVLVRRFPHAMAHMTDATKKLLDILLPASARLQEKRRDRGETTHEPLFTEDELEALHHLYLTHDLGQGFDLTGPKGQSSVTGRFFSAGHILGSAGVELQFEEWGRDRRVFYTSDTNMQAQTIIPGGEYPDSTDVLILESTQGAEPEAAATSRPEERDRFRKTLSQVLARGGTALIPVFVMGRAQEILVLLGQLKREGAIPADVPIYTAGSMRAIAGVYDDTRNTTPRVDASDEVYAVDQERVPYESEAKREILEGPGIMVVSSGMMIEPTLSNVLARRMVENEDDAVLLVGHPAEGTPARRLQDAAVEGDGAPVMLADGHGPQPVYCTVERFRFSGHSDRRELLSLVERMTPETVLLIHGDPDAKDWMAEHIKEAHPETEVHRPDWGSVLEV, from the coding sequence ATGAAATTTCTCGCTCTCGGAGACACCGACGGCATCGGCGCAAGCTGCCACTTTCTCGACCTCAACGGCAGCGGCATCGCCCTCGACGCGGGCACCGACCCGCAACGCGACGGCCCCGACTCGCTCCCTCGGTTCGACTGGGTGGGGGACCGGGCCGACAGCTACGTCGACCACACGCTCGTCACGCACGCCCACCACGACCACATGGGCAGCCTGCCGGTCCTGGTGCGCCGCTTTCCCCACGCCATGGCGCACATGACCGACGCGACGAAGAAGCTGCTCGACATTCTGCTGCCGGCCTCGGCCCGCCTCCAAGAAAAGCGACGGGACCGCGGCGAGACCACGCACGAGCCGCTCTTCACCGAGGATGAGCTGGAGGCCCTGCACCACCTCTACCTCACACACGACCTCGGGCAGGGGTTCGACCTGACGGGGCCGAAGGGACAATCGTCCGTCACGGGGCGCTTTTTCTCGGCCGGGCACATTCTCGGCTCGGCAGGCGTCGAGCTCCAGTTTGAGGAGTGGGGCCGCGACCGGCGGGTCTTCTACACGAGCGACACGAACATGCAGGCCCAGACCATTATTCCGGGGGGCGAGTACCCGGACAGCACAGACGTGCTGATCCTGGAATCAACCCAGGGGGCCGAGCCCGAGGCCGCGGCCACCAGCCGCCCCGAGGAGCGCGATCGGTTTCGGAAGACGCTCTCGCAGGTGCTCGCCCGGGGGGGCACGGCGCTGATTCCCGTGTTCGTGATGGGGCGGGCGCAGGAGATTTTGGTGCTGCTCGGCCAGCTCAAGCGGGAGGGCGCCATCCCCGCCGACGTGCCCATCTACACGGCCGGCTCCATGCGGGCCATTGCGGGGGTGTACGACGACACCCGCAACACCACCCCCCGCGTCGACGCCAGCGACGAGGTCTACGCCGTCGACCAGGAGCGGGTGCCCTACGAGTCGGAGGCGAAGCGCGAGATCCTGGAGGGCCCTGGCATCATGGTCGTCAGCAGCGGCATGATGATCGAGCCGACCCTGTCGAACGTCCTGGCCCGGCGCATGGTCGAGAACGAGGACGACGCCGTGCTGCTGGTGGGCCACCCGGCGGAGGGGACGCCCGCGCGCCGCCTGCAGGACGCCGCCGTCGAGGGGGACGGGGCCCCGGTGATGCTGGCGGACGGGCACGGCCCACAGCCCGTGTACTGCACCGTCGAGCGCTTTCGCTTTTCCGGCCACAGCGACCGGCGCGAGCTTCTTTCCCTGGTCGAACGGATGACCCCCGAGACGGTGCTCCTCATCCACGGCGATCCCGACGCCAAGGATTGGATGGCCGAGCACATCAAGGAGGCCCACCCGGAGACGGAGGTGCACCGCCCCGACTGGGGCAGCGTGCTCGAAGTTTAG
- a CDS encoding FAD-binding and (Fe-S)-binding domain-containing protein, producing the protein MPAPSAPPAQTLPLAEALRPRISGTIHTDEMTRALYATDASMYAMSPVAVLVPETKADVQTALTVAHEQGVPVLPRGGGSSLAGQGVNEALVVDFTNHLNRIREIDPEARTARVEPGVTLAELNRAAAEHGLMVGPDPASANRATLGGMLANNSTGTHSIAYGNFIHHVREAEVLLADGTATTVGPTDPATWQDKMRDDGLEGAIYRGLKALLADGGRETIREDTPSHWRRNNGYRLEALLDEAPNLAKLLCGSEGTLAVTTELTCDLVEKPATTGLGVVHFESRDDALRAVTTVLDTDPSAVELFDGVAIERTLQTPGYAERLTFLEGTPGSVLITEYAGDTDAEVDAALDALEQTMAEASRGYATVRVTEPDAIKNVWSIRKEGLGLLMGVEGDYKPWAFIEDASVPVENLADYIDELSTFVDATDTRAAYYAHASAGCLHVRPFVNTKDETEVEKMTDIAKESLDLVTKYGGVVSSEHGDGIARGWANPHILGEDLYELCRETKALFDPEGILNPGKVVDAPPMDENLRMGPTYETAPFRTELDFSEDGGFTGAIEKCNGNGACRKLRAGTMCPSFMATREEPDSTRGRANALRSALAGDLSEDAMTGDDMHEVMDLCVQCKACKTECPSNVDMAKIKTEWLHHYWDDNGVPLRTRLFARQPDAARWISGTPLASLVNWASGQSALRQVGEALLGVSAERPLPPFARETFRQWFQNQQPPVGGDGARGPRVVLFPDAFNAYHTPAPLRAATRVLQATGHRVELPPAAVGSARTLLSKGLVPQAKRRARRTVDALHAYAEAGVPVVGLEPSSILTLRDEFLDLLPNDARAEAVADAAYTFAEYLAERAEDGALDTASWRGSGDVLLHGHCHQKALIGTAATEQALSRAGYDVTAVDAGCCGMAGAFGYEAEHVGVSKQMAELRLAPAVRQTDADTQVAAPGFSCRSQIKDVTSRTAQHPAGLLWNAIEHDRSPEAARSSRPAR; encoded by the coding sequence ATGCCTGCCCCTTCCGCCCCCCCCGCCCAGACGCTCCCGCTCGCGGAGGCCCTTCGGCCGCGCATCTCGGGCACGATCCACACCGACGAGATGACGCGGGCCCTCTACGCGACGGACGCGAGCATGTATGCGATGTCGCCCGTCGCCGTCCTCGTCCCCGAGACGAAAGCGGACGTGCAGACGGCCCTGACGGTCGCACACGAGCAGGGCGTGCCCGTTCTGCCCCGCGGGGGCGGGTCTTCGCTCGCCGGGCAGGGCGTCAACGAGGCCCTGGTGGTCGACTTTACGAACCACCTCAACCGCATCCGCGAGATTGATCCAGAGGCCCGGACGGCCCGCGTGGAGCCCGGCGTGACGCTCGCCGAGCTCAACCGCGCCGCCGCCGAGCACGGCCTCATGGTGGGCCCCGACCCCGCGAGCGCCAACCGCGCCACCCTGGGCGGCATGCTGGCGAACAACTCGACCGGCACCCACTCCATCGCGTACGGCAACTTCATCCACCACGTCCGCGAGGCCGAGGTCCTGCTGGCCGACGGCACCGCCACCACCGTCGGCCCCACCGACCCGGCTACCTGGCAGGACAAGATGCGAGACGACGGGCTGGAGGGCGCCATCTACCGCGGCCTGAAGGCGCTGCTGGCCGACGGCGGACGCGAGACGATCCGGGAGGACACCCCGAGCCACTGGCGTCGCAACAACGGCTACCGCCTGGAGGCGCTGTTGGACGAGGCGCCCAACCTTGCCAAGCTGCTCTGCGGCAGCGAGGGCACCCTGGCCGTCACCACCGAGTTGACCTGCGACCTCGTGGAGAAGCCCGCCACCACCGGCCTCGGCGTGGTTCACTTCGAGTCGCGTGACGACGCGCTGCGGGCCGTAACGACCGTCCTCGACACCGACCCGTCGGCCGTGGAGCTGTTCGACGGCGTCGCCATCGAGCGCACCCTGCAGACGCCCGGCTACGCCGAGCGCCTCACGTTTCTGGAGGGCACGCCCGGCTCGGTGCTCATTACCGAGTACGCCGGCGACACGGACGCCGAGGTCGACGCGGCCCTCGACGCCCTCGAACAGACAATGGCGGAGGCGAGCCGCGGCTACGCCACCGTGCGCGTGACCGAGCCGGACGCCATCAAAAACGTCTGGTCCATCCGCAAAGAAGGACTGGGCCTGCTCATGGGCGTAGAGGGCGACTACAAGCCGTGGGCCTTCATCGAGGACGCCTCGGTGCCCGTCGAGAACCTGGCCGACTACATCGACGAGCTCTCCACGTTCGTCGACGCCACCGACACGCGGGCCGCCTATTACGCCCACGCCTCCGCCGGATGCCTCCACGTGCGCCCCTTCGTCAACACCAAGGACGAGACGGAGGTCGAGAAGATGACGGACATCGCGAAGGAGTCGCTCGACCTCGTCACGAAATACGGGGGCGTCGTCTCCTCCGAGCACGGCGACGGCATTGCGCGGGGCTGGGCCAACCCCCACATCCTCGGCGAGGACCTGTACGAGCTCTGCCGGGAGACGAAGGCGCTCTTCGACCCGGAGGGCATTCTCAATCCCGGCAAGGTCGTCGACGCGCCGCCGATGGACGAGAATCTGCGGATGGGCCCGACGTACGAGACCGCGCCGTTCCGCACCGAGCTCGACTTTTCCGAGGACGGCGGCTTCACCGGGGCCATCGAGAAGTGCAACGGCAACGGCGCGTGCCGCAAGCTCCGGGCCGGCACCATGTGCCCCAGCTTTATGGCCACGCGGGAGGAGCCGGACTCCACCCGGGGGCGGGCCAACGCGCTCCGGAGCGCCCTGGCCGGGGACCTCTCGGAGGACGCCATGACGGGCGACGACATGCACGAGGTGATGGACCTCTGCGTCCAGTGCAAGGCCTGCAAGACGGAGTGCCCGTCGAACGTCGACATGGCCAAGATCAAGACCGAGTGGCTCCACCACTATTGGGACGACAACGGGGTGCCGCTCCGGACTCGCCTGTTCGCCCGCCAGCCCGACGCGGCCCGGTGGATTAGCGGCACGCCTCTCGCGTCGCTCGTCAACTGGGCGAGCGGCCAGTCCGCCCTCCGGCAGGTGGGGGAAGCGCTCCTGGGCGTCAGTGCGGAGCGGCCCCTTCCGCCGTTCGCCCGCGAAACGTTCCGCCAGTGGTTCCAAAACCAGCAGCCCCCTGTCGGCGGGGACGGGGCGAGGGGGCCGCGCGTCGTCCTCTTCCCGGACGCGTTCAACGCCTACCACACGCCGGCCCCGCTCCGGGCGGCCACCCGCGTCCTGCAAGCCACCGGGCACCGGGTTGAGCTACCCCCGGCGGCCGTCGGGAGCGCGCGCACGCTCCTGTCGAAGGGGCTCGTTCCACAGGCCAAGCGCCGTGCGCGCCGGACAGTCGATGCGCTGCACGCCTACGCCGAAGCGGGGGTGCCCGTGGTGGGACTGGAGCCCAGTTCCATCCTCACCCTCCGGGACGAGTTTCTGGACCTGCTCCCCAACGATGCACGCGCCGAGGCCGTCGCGGACGCCGCCTATACCTTTGCGGAGTACCTGGCCGAGCGGGCCGAGGACGGGGCCCTCGACACGGCATCGTGGCGGGGCAGCGGCGATGTGCTGCTGCACGGACACTGCCACCAGAAGGCCTTGATCGGCACGGCGGCGACCGAGCAGGCCCTGTCCCGGGCCGGGTACGACGTGACTGCCGTCGACGCCGGGTGCTGCGGCATGGCGGGGGCCTTCGGCTACGAGGCCGAGCACGTGGGCGTCTCAAAGCAGATGGCCGAGCTCCGGCTCGCCCCGGCCGTCCGCCAAACCGATGCGGACACCCAGGTGGCCGCCCCCGGCTTCTCGTGCCGCTCCCAGATCAAGGACGTCACGTCCCGCACGGCCCAGCATCCCGCCGGGCTGCTCTGGAACGCGATCGAACACGACCGCTCTCCAGAGGCCGCCCGTTCGTCCCGGCCCGCCCGCTAG
- a CDS encoding S41 family peptidase: MKRLSKYHILPAVLLIAFGAVLGVQIDTYLTDDDLGTQLDKMRQALVVMNKEYVDPLDAADVAEEGIEGMVSSLDPHSTYIPADRAEDVKDQYQGSFGGIGIVFEVPNDTARVISPVAGGPSEEMGVMAGDRIVGIEDSSAVGLSSNEIQNSLKGEIGTEVQITVYRPTMDDRLDFTLTREEIETQSVRSPYMVDDRTGYINITRFTMKTHDEFREAASTLLDQGMERLVLDLRGNPGGVMRSSWQIANEMLGEKMTIVETKGRSEQMNRTISARPGGMLADQPIIVLVNRGSASASEILSGALQDHDRAFLVGRRTFGKGLIQKQFDLGDKSVLQMTVGRYYTPAGRLIQSPYERGEREDYYEEKFSTINQATYHLNEYRESISDSLAYQTDHGRTVFGGGGILPDYVVQPDTAALTHLVQSGLDYAFARKWFTENETDLRETWQDRPEEFQSSFEPSENMMDSFWSFAEKNGVQITENPDSVDTAERVYAAQTAQDEQAFVATRVKGYLARLIYGRGVARPILNRADPIFQEAMSLWPSSQDLAAYHKTAAPTIQQN; encoded by the coding sequence ATGAAGCGTCTCAGCAAGTACCACATTCTCCCGGCCGTTCTTCTCATCGCCTTCGGGGCGGTGCTCGGCGTGCAGATCGACACGTACCTGACCGATGACGATCTGGGCACGCAGCTCGACAAGATGCGGCAGGCTCTCGTCGTCATGAACAAGGAGTACGTGGACCCGCTGGACGCGGCCGACGTGGCGGAGGAGGGCATTGAGGGGATGGTCAGCAGCCTCGATCCGCACTCCACCTACATCCCCGCCGATCGGGCCGAAGACGTGAAGGACCAGTATCAGGGCTCCTTCGGGGGCATCGGCATCGTCTTCGAGGTGCCGAACGACACGGCGCGTGTCATCTCGCCGGTCGCTGGGGGGCCCAGTGAAGAAATGGGCGTGATGGCCGGCGATCGCATCGTCGGGATTGAAGACTCGTCCGCCGTTGGGCTCTCGTCCAACGAGATTCAGAACAGCCTGAAGGGCGAGATCGGGACGGAGGTGCAGATCACGGTCTATCGTCCCACGATGGACGATCGCCTCGACTTCACCCTCACGCGGGAAGAGATCGAGACGCAGTCCGTGCGGTCGCCCTACATGGTCGACGACCGAACCGGGTACATCAACATCACCCGGTTCACCATGAAGACGCACGACGAGTTTCGGGAGGCGGCGTCGACGCTGCTCGACCAGGGCATGGAGCGGCTCGTCCTCGACCTTCGGGGCAACCCGGGCGGCGTGATGCGCTCCTCCTGGCAGATTGCGAACGAGATGCTCGGGGAGAAGATGACGATCGTAGAGACGAAGGGCCGGAGCGAGCAGATGAACCGGACCATCTCGGCGCGGCCCGGGGGCATGCTCGCGGACCAGCCCATCATCGTCCTCGTGAACCGCGGGTCGGCGTCGGCGAGCGAAATCCTGAGTGGGGCGCTACAGGACCACGACCGGGCCTTCCTTGTAGGCCGGCGCACGTTCGGCAAGGGGCTGATTCAGAAGCAGTTCGACCTCGGCGACAAGAGCGTGCTGCAGATGACCGTGGGCCGCTACTACACGCCGGCGGGCCGCCTCATCCAGTCGCCCTACGAGCGGGGCGAGCGGGAGGATTACTACGAGGAGAAATTCTCCACGATCAACCAGGCGACCTATCACCTCAACGAGTACCGCGAGAGCATTTCGGACTCGCTTGCCTACCAGACCGATCACGGCCGGACGGTATTCGGCGGCGGGGGCATCCTTCCGGACTACGTGGTACAGCCGGACACCGCGGCGTTGACCCACCTCGTGCAGAGCGGGCTCGACTATGCCTTTGCCCGCAAGTGGTTTACGGAGAACGAGACCGACCTCCGCGAGACGTGGCAGGACCGCCCCGAGGAGTTCCAGTCCTCCTTCGAGCCGTCGGAGAACATGATGGACTCCTTCTGGTCGTTTGCGGAGAAGAACGGCGTCCAGATCACGGAAAATCCGGACTCGGTCGACACCGCGGAGCGCGTTTACGCGGCGCAGACGGCCCAGGACGAGCAGGCGTTCGTGGCCACCCGGGTGAAGGGGTACCTGGCGCGCCTAATCTACGGGCGCGGGGTGGCGCGGCCCATCCTGAACCGGGCCGATCCGATTTTCCAGGAGGCCATGTCGCTGTGGCCGTCCTCGCAGGACCTGGCGGCCTACCACAAGACGGCCGCGCCGACGATCCAGCAGAACTAG
- a CDS encoding protein-L-isoaspartate(D-aspartate) O-methyltransferase codes for MTATPSDDRKYRHQRERLVETLRERGIHDERVLSAVGAVARHAFVDPALRDRAYADEALPIGLNQTISQPFTVAYQTALLGVQPDDRILEVGTGSGFQAAVLCEMGARVYSIERHDDLLRRARSVLDGLGYDVRTRHGDGTRGWPAFAPYDGIVVTAGAPEIPAPLLHQLREPSGEDDGPGGRLVIPIGGREGQTMTRVRRTGSGPHDYEQEEFHSFRFVPLVDEDEGGG; via the coding sequence ATGACTGCCACCCCCTCGGACGACCGGAAATACCGCCACCAACGCGAACGACTTGTTGAGACCCTTCGCGAGCGGGGCATCCACGACGAGCGGGTCCTGTCGGCGGTCGGGGCGGTGGCCCGGCATGCCTTCGTGGACCCGGCCCTCCGCGATCGGGCCTACGCCGACGAGGCCCTCCCGATTGGGCTCAACCAGACCATCTCCCAGCCCTTCACGGTGGCGTACCAGACCGCGTTGCTGGGCGTGCAGCCGGACGATCGCATCCTGGAGGTGGGCACGGGCAGTGGGTTTCAGGCCGCCGTGCTGTGCGAGATGGGGGCGCGAGTCTATTCGATCGAGCGCCACGACGACCTGCTCCGGCGGGCCCGATCCGTGCTCGACGGGCTCGGCTACGACGTGCGAACGCGGCACGGGGATGGAACGCGGGGGTGGCCCGCCTTTGCGCCCTACGACGGGATCGTGGTGACCGCGGGGGCGCCCGAGATACCCGCTCCGCTTCTCCACCAGCTCCGTGAGCCGTCCGGGGAGGACGACGGCCCAGGGGGGCGGCTCGTCATTCCGATTGGGGGGCGTGAGGGGCAGACCATGACGCGCGTCCGCCGTACCGGTTCGGGCCCCCACGACTACGAGCAGGAGGAATTTCACTCGTTCCGCTTCGTGCCCCTGGTCGACGAGGACGAGGGGGGCGGATGA
- the cdaA gene encoding diadenylate cyclase CdaA gives MKVFEIIGFGIGDAIEIVVVAYILYQLYRLMRGTIAVQIALGLGALFLIQFVVELADMTVLTTVFSYFNQVFVLAVIIIFQPEIRRLLLLLGKNPIVRRFVRTTDQRQIIDETVGAVEEMSQQQIGALMAFQRSTGLRSYVETGELLEAEVSRDLLLTIFYGQNPLHDGAVIINNRRVEAARCILPVSTSMKLSPQLGLRHRAAVGLTEQTDAFVVVVSEETGDISVSRDGALISNITPEELRTYLTSALTGQSTSQASATVPASA, from the coding sequence GTGAAGGTCTTCGAGATTATCGGCTTCGGGATTGGCGACGCCATCGAGATTGTCGTCGTCGCCTACATCCTGTACCAGCTCTACCGGCTCATGCGCGGGACGATTGCCGTGCAGATTGCCCTTGGCCTCGGGGCGCTCTTCCTGATTCAGTTCGTGGTGGAGCTGGCCGACATGACGGTGCTGACGACCGTCTTTAGCTACTTCAACCAAGTCTTTGTGCTGGCGGTCATCATCATTTTTCAGCCCGAGATCCGCCGGCTGCTGCTGCTGCTGGGCAAAAACCCGATCGTGCGGCGCTTCGTCCGCACGACCGACCAGCGTCAGATCATTGACGAAACGGTGGGGGCGGTGGAGGAGATGAGCCAGCAGCAGATCGGGGCCCTCATGGCCTTCCAGCGGAGCACGGGCCTTCGGAGCTACGTCGAGACGGGCGAGCTGCTGGAGGCGGAGGTCTCGCGCGACCTGCTGCTCACGATCTTTTACGGCCAGAACCCCCTGCACGACGGGGCCGTCATCATCAACAACCGCCGCGTGGAGGCCGCCCGCTGCATTCTGCCCGTCTCCACGAGCATGAAGCTGAGCCCCCAGCTCGGCCTTCGCCACCGGGCCGCCGTGGGCCTCACCGAGCAGACCGACGCGTTCGTGGTGGTCGTATCGGAGGAGACCGGCGACATCAGCGTCTCGCGCGACGGGGCCCTCATCTCCAACATCACCCCGGAGGAACTGCGGACGTACCTCACGAGCGCCCTCACGGGGCAGTCCACCTCCCAGGCAAGTGCGACGGTCCCCGCCTCGGCCTGA
- the folP gene encoding dihydropteroate synthase: protein MSRSTPSLNPDDFPTDRFVLGGDDYTLDCRPGSPEAAGAHVMGVLNVTPDSFSDGGQYVTVEKALSRAAEMLSEGASIIDVGGESTRPGADPVSKEDERDRVVPVIDALTDRFPEAVVSVDTYKPDVARASLAAGADIVNDVTGLRHDPEMAAAAADWKAPLMVMHSMGEPGDLTRPREYDDVTAQVRDALARTVETAEQAGVEQVIIDPGFGFGKSDAENFRLLNEIDELLTLNCPVLVGVSRKSTIGATLGTPDDPAPVDERLFGSLGATAAAVARGATIVRTHDIAPTVEMLKVLGVTLRQR, encoded by the coding sequence ATGTCGCGCTCAACCCCGTCGCTGAATCCTGACGATTTTCCCACCGACCGGTTCGTGCTCGGCGGGGACGACTACACGCTCGACTGCCGGCCCGGGAGCCCGGAGGCTGCGGGGGCTCACGTGATGGGGGTCCTGAACGTGACCCCCGACTCCTTTTCCGACGGCGGCCAGTACGTGACCGTCGAGAAGGCACTGTCGCGGGCCGCCGAGATGTTGAGTGAGGGGGCCTCCATCATCGACGTAGGGGGCGAGTCGACCCGGCCCGGGGCGGATCCCGTCTCGAAAGAAGACGAGCGCGACCGGGTGGTGCCCGTCATCGACGCCCTCACGGATCGGTTCCCCGAAGCGGTGGTGTCGGTCGACACCTACAAGCCCGACGTGGCCCGGGCGTCCCTCGCCGCGGGGGCGGACATCGTGAACGACGTCACCGGCCTGCGGCACGATCCCGAGATGGCCGCGGCCGCGGCCGACTGGAAGGCGCCCCTCATGGTCATGCACTCGATGGGCGAGCCCGGCGACCTCACGCGGCCCCGCGAGTACGACGACGTGACGGCCCAGGTGCGCGACGCACTGGCCCGGACGGTGGAGACCGCCGAGCAGGCCGGCGTGGAGCAGGTGATCATCGACCCGGGCTTCGGCTTCGGGAAATCCGACGCCGAAAACTTCCGCCTGCTCAACGAGATCGACGAGCTTCTCACCCTCAACTGCCCCGTGCTCGTGGGCGTCTCCCGCAAGAGCACGATCGGGGCCACGCTGGGCACGCCCGACGACCCCGCGCCTGTGGACGAGCGGCTCTTCGGGTCGCTCGGGGCGACGGCGGCGGCCGTAGCGCGGGGGGCCACCATCGTGCGCACCCACGACATTGCCCCCACCGTCGAGATGCTCAAGGTGCTCGGGGTCACCCTCCGTCAACGGTAG